Proteins found in one Nostoc sp. NIES-3756 genomic segment:
- a CDS encoding decaprenyl-phosphate phosphoribosyltransferase yields MDTGSKPFSTGSLLTNSYQNFAYHLAAMRPRQWTKNLVVFAAPLFAFSINIPSLLGSLFAFTLFCSASSGFYLINDIADVAADRQHPVKCKRPIAAGFVSIPIAVGMAVILLVGALGISWWRSPQLGAAITGYAILQVAYNLKLKRMVILDVVAIATGFVLRAFAGAAATNIVLSAWFLICTAMLALFLGIEKRKAELRLAQIQGTKLRTVLRRYSLPLLARMESVVTTGTVVTYALWSAGPSLQGASTSWMLLTLPFVLYGIFRYQLLSDPQEIDHAEDEHLEKGGRTERPEEVLLKDKGILFTVIGWICTCFIILWLKNLGIIQ; encoded by the coding sequence ATGGATACTGGAAGCAAACCTTTTTCCACAGGCTCCTTATTAACCAATAGTTACCAGAATTTTGCGTACCATTTAGCTGCTATGCGTCCCAGACAATGGACGAAAAATCTGGTGGTATTTGCTGCACCGTTGTTTGCTTTTAGTATTAATATCCCGTCTTTATTGGGTAGTTTATTTGCATTTACACTATTTTGTTCTGCATCTAGTGGTTTTTACTTAATCAATGATATTGCAGATGTTGCTGCTGATCGCCAACATCCTGTGAAGTGTAAGCGACCTATTGCGGCTGGGTTTGTGAGTATTCCAATAGCCGTAGGGATGGCAGTGATCTTATTGGTAGGTGCTTTGGGTATTAGTTGGTGGCGATCGCCACAATTGGGTGCAGCGATTACAGGCTATGCCATTTTACAGGTTGCCTATAACCTCAAACTCAAACGCATGGTGATTCTAGATGTAGTGGCGATCGCAACTGGGTTTGTCCTACGTGCCTTTGCAGGTGCAGCTGCTACTAACATTGTTCTCTCAGCTTGGTTCCTGATCTGTACAGCCATGTTGGCACTATTTTTAGGCATCGAAAAACGTAAAGCCGAACTACGCCTAGCACAAATCCAAGGTACAAAACTCCGTACTGTACTTAGACGCTATTCCTTACCCTTATTAGCACGAATGGAAAGCGTAGTTACCACAGGCACAGTTGTTACCTATGCTCTCTGGAGTGCTGGCCCTAGCTTACAAGGTGCATCTACTTCTTGGATGTTACTCACCTTACCATTTGTATTGTATGGTATATTCCGCTATCAACTTCTCAGCGATCCCCAAGAAATTGATCATGCAGAAGATGAGCATTTAGAAAAAGGTGGACGCACTGAAAGACCAGAAGAAGTATTGTTAAAAGATAAAGGAATCCTTTTCACAGTAATTGGTTGGATTTGCACTTGCTTTATAATTTTGTGGTTAAAAAATCTAGGAATTATCCAATAA